In a genomic window of Akkermansia massiliensis:
- a CDS encoding Gfo/Idh/MocA family protein — MDNSSSRRRFLQTLGLATGALAAGSFANAQEVAPLAPKKIIVPDPNNIGPMTTWPPRKPGAIYMGGFRAPKLDKVRVAFVGVGERGSMHVGQMAVIEGAEVVGICDLYKDWAERNAALVEKKTGKRPPIFTNGPEDYKRMMKEVKPDAVIVCPSWEWHCRVTCDVMKMGAHAFVEVPMAVSIKELWEIVNTSEETRKHCMMMENVNYGREELMYLNMVRQGVIGDLLYGEAAYIHELRGQMKQVDRGTGSWRTYHYAKRNGNVYPTHGLGPIAQYMNLARKDDCFGRLVSFSSPALGRAAYAKKNFPADHKWNKLDFACGDMNTSIIKTTMGRTILVEWDETSPRPYSRLNLIQGTLGTLAGFPTRVAGEKLGNGNYHEWIEGNEKLAPIFEKYDHPLWKKVGPLALKMGGHGGMDFVMLYRIIECLRKGEPMDQNVYEGAFWSSVSELSEYSVAQGGMPQVFPDFTRGDWKTTAPLGIVQ, encoded by the coding sequence ATGGATAATTCATCATCACGCCGTCGTTTCCTTCAGACCCTGGGTCTGGCTACTGGCGCCCTGGCTGCCGGTTCCTTCGCCAACGCCCAGGAAGTAGCTCCCCTGGCTCCCAAAAAGATCATCGTTCCGGACCCGAACAACATCGGTCCCATGACCACGTGGCCCCCGCGCAAGCCCGGCGCCATCTACATGGGCGGCTTCAGGGCCCCCAAGCTGGACAAGGTGCGCGTGGCCTTCGTCGGCGTAGGTGAACGCGGCTCCATGCACGTGGGCCAGATGGCCGTCATTGAAGGCGCGGAAGTCGTCGGCATCTGCGACCTGTACAAGGACTGGGCGGAACGCAACGCGGCGCTGGTGGAAAAGAAGACGGGCAAGCGCCCTCCCATTTTCACGAACGGCCCGGAAGACTACAAGCGCATGATGAAGGAAGTCAAGCCGGACGCCGTCATCGTCTGCCCCAGCTGGGAATGGCACTGCCGCGTCACCTGCGACGTGATGAAAATGGGCGCCCACGCCTTTGTGGAAGTCCCCATGGCCGTCTCCATCAAGGAACTCTGGGAAATCGTCAATACCTCCGAGGAAACCCGGAAGCACTGCATGATGATGGAAAACGTCAACTACGGACGTGAAGAACTCATGTACCTGAACATGGTGCGCCAGGGCGTCATCGGCGACCTGCTGTACGGGGAAGCCGCCTACATCCACGAACTGCGCGGCCAGATGAAGCAGGTGGACCGCGGCACCGGCTCCTGGAGAACCTACCACTACGCCAAGCGCAATGGCAACGTCTACCCCACGCACGGCCTCGGCCCCATCGCCCAGTACATGAACCTGGCCCGCAAGGACGACTGCTTCGGCAGGCTCGTTTCCTTCTCCAGCCCGGCCCTGGGCCGCGCCGCCTATGCCAAGAAGAATTTCCCGGCGGACCACAAGTGGAACAAGCTGGACTTCGCCTGCGGCGACATGAACACCTCCATCATCAAGACCACCATGGGCCGCACCATCCTGGTGGAATGGGATGAAACCAGCCCGCGCCCCTACTCCCGCCTGAACCTCATTCAGGGCACCCTGGGCACGCTGGCCGGCTTCCCGACCCGCGTGGCCGGTGAAAAGCTGGGCAACGGCAACTATCACGAATGGATTGAAGGCAACGAAAAACTGGCCCCCATTTTTGAAAAGTACGATCACCCGCTCTGGAAGAAAGTCGGCCCGCTGGCCCTGAAGATGGGCGGCCACGGCGGCATGGACTTCGTGATGCTTTACCGCATCATCGAATGCCTCCGCAAGGGCGAACCGATGGACCAGAACGTATACGAAGGCGCCTTCTGGTCCTCCGTCTCCGAGCTTTCCGAATACTCCGTGGCCCAGGGCGGCATGCCCCAGGTGTTCCCGGACTTCACCCGCGGAGACTGGAAGACGACCGCCCCGCTGGGCATCGTTCAGTAA